The Spirosoma radiotolerans genome has a window encoding:
- a CDS encoding amidohydrolase, whose product MNKPFICAGLLGLSVLVIPAAFAQNPGLNARMDKTAESLEKKVVAWRRDFHQHPELGNREFQTAAKIAAHLQSLGMEVKTGVGKTGVVGLLKGGKPGPVVALRADMDGLPVTERVDLPFKSEAHTEYNGQQTGIMHACGHDTHVAMLMGAAEVLASVKSDLRGTVKFIFQPAEEGAPAGEEGGAKLMVKEGVLENPKVDAIFGLHINSQTEVGTIKYRPGATMAAVDEYAIKIKGKQTHGAAPWSGVDPIVTSAQVVMGLQTIVSRNVILTDNAAVVTVGALHSGIRQNIIPEEANMIGTIRTFSPETQTLVHRRINEIATNIAESAGAKADVKINIMYPVTYNDPKLTDQMAPSLEAVAGKNNVKLTPAQTGAEDFSFFQQKVPGFFYFLGGMTKGKKVEDAAPHHTPDFQIDEACFVLGMKSLCRLTADYMEQSAKGGAVSGK is encoded by the coding sequence ATGAATAAACCATTTATTTGTGCCGGCCTGTTAGGCCTTAGCGTATTGGTTATCCCAGCTGCATTTGCGCAAAATCCGGGCTTGAATGCGCGAATGGATAAAACCGCCGAGAGCCTGGAAAAAAAGGTGGTCGCTTGGCGACGGGATTTTCACCAGCACCCCGAATTAGGCAACCGTGAATTTCAAACGGCCGCTAAAATTGCGGCACATCTGCAATCGCTCGGTATGGAGGTGAAGACGGGTGTTGGCAAAACGGGTGTTGTGGGGCTGCTCAAAGGAGGTAAGCCGGGACCCGTCGTTGCCTTGCGTGCCGATATGGATGGCCTGCCCGTAACCGAACGGGTCGATCTGCCGTTCAAATCAGAAGCCCATACCGAGTACAATGGCCAGCAAACAGGCATCATGCATGCCTGCGGACATGATACCCACGTAGCCATGCTCATGGGCGCAGCCGAAGTGCTGGCTTCTGTCAAAAGTGATTTGCGAGGTACGGTTAAGTTTATCTTTCAACCAGCCGAAGAAGGCGCACCGGCTGGCGAAGAAGGGGGCGCCAAGCTGATGGTGAAAGAAGGGGTGCTCGAAAACCCGAAGGTGGATGCCATTTTTGGCCTGCACATTAATTCGCAAACCGAAGTAGGCACGATCAAATACCGCCCTGGCGCAACGATGGCCGCCGTGGATGAGTATGCGATCAAAATTAAAGGAAAACAGACCCACGGCGCGGCCCCCTGGTCGGGTGTCGATCCGATTGTGACATCAGCGCAAGTGGTGATGGGGCTGCAAACCATTGTGAGCCGAAACGTCATCCTCACCGACAATGCCGCTGTAGTAACGGTGGGTGCCCTGCATAGCGGTATTCGGCAGAACATCATCCCGGAGGAGGCTAATATGATTGGAACCATCCGGACGTTTAGCCCCGAAACACAGACGTTGGTTCATCGACGCATCAATGAAATTGCGACGAACATTGCCGAAAGTGCGGGCGCGAAGGCGGATGTAAAAATCAACATCATGTATCCGGTTACGTACAATGATCCGAAATTGACGGACCAAATGGCTCCTTCACTGGAAGCTGTGGCTGGTAAAAATAATGTGAAGCTGACACCAGCCCAGACGGGTGCCGAAGACTTTTCCTTTTTTCAGCAAAAAGTGCCCGGCTTTTTCTATTTCCTGGGAGGGATGACCAAAGGGAAGAAGGTCGAGGATGCGGCCCCCCACCACACGCCTGATTTCCAGATCGACGAAGCCTGCTTTGTGCTGGGTATGAAGTCGCTTTGCCGCCTGACAGCCGATTATATGGAACAGTCGGCCAAAGGGGGCGCTGTTAGCGGAAAGTAG
- a CDS encoding SDR family oxidoreductase translates to MPPVFSDAVIWITGASSGIGEAVAIELARFQSVRLVLSARREEELRRVASQTGLPETNIMVLPMDMSDTERLPSCVDAVYQRFGRIDYIFQNAGISQRSAVVDTDFSVYQRLMDINFFSVVALTKAVLPIMLAQGHGHFVVTSSVAGKLGTKQRSGYCASKHALHGFFDALRAETYAEGLRVTLVCPGYIRTAISTNALNANGQKHGQMDENQEKGMSASAFAKQLLRAVSQGKEEVYIGGKETYGIYLKRFLPGLLSRILRNQQGT, encoded by the coding sequence ATGCCCCCTGTATTCTCTGACGCTGTAATTTGGATTACGGGTGCCTCATCGGGCATTGGCGAAGCGGTTGCTATTGAGCTGGCCCGATTTCAGAGCGTTCGCCTAGTCTTGTCAGCCCGGCGTGAGGAGGAGTTAAGACGAGTGGCCAGCCAAACTGGCCTTCCGGAAACCAATATTATGGTGTTGCCGATGGACATGAGCGACACTGAACGTTTGCCCAGTTGCGTCGATGCTGTATACCAGCGCTTTGGGCGGATTGATTACATTTTCCAGAACGCAGGTATTTCACAACGCAGTGCCGTTGTCGACACCGACTTTTCTGTTTACCAACGGCTCATGGACATCAATTTCTTTAGTGTGGTAGCGCTCACCAAAGCCGTTCTCCCCATTATGCTGGCACAAGGTCATGGGCATTTTGTGGTCACGAGCAGCGTAGCGGGCAAACTAGGCACCAAACAGCGTTCGGGGTACTGCGCCAGCAAACATGCGCTCCATGGTTTTTTCGACGCACTTCGCGCCGAAACCTATGCGGAAGGATTGCGCGTAACCCTGGTTTGCCCTGGCTATATTCGTACCGCTATTTCGACGAATGCATTGAATGCCAACGGCCAGAAACACGGCCAGATGGATGAAAATCAGGAGAAAGGCATGTCTGCCAGTGCCTTTGCGAAGCAGCTGTTACGGGCAGTTAGTCAGGGAAAAGAAGAAGTGTATATTGGTGGTAAAGAAACCTATGGCATCTACCTGAAACGTTTTTTACCAGGATTACTCTCCAGAATACTGCGTAATCAGCAAGGCACGTAA
- a CDS encoding S66 peptidase family protein: MIVPPFLSPGDTVGVVAPASWFPYDELAEGLHILRHRWQLNVIEGASLHATEGPFAGSDDLRRADLQRLFDDPTVRAVFAARGGYGCYRIADGLDLSGLQASPKWLVGFSDVTVLLSLLCNHKLVSLHGLMPRQFGDPDRAESLESVRQWLFGMPPTHYDAPIHYLNRQGQATGQLVGGNLTMLINSLGTPTDLDFSEKILFIEDIDETLFSLDRMMTQLRRSGRLAELAGLVVGQFTDMRANLSLPFGKDSYEIIADAVSGYAYPVLFNFPAGHVDYNLALPIGKPIGLVVQAEEASLKFSS; encoded by the coding sequence GTGATTGTACCTCCTTTTTTGTCGCCCGGCGATACCGTCGGGGTGGTGGCCCCAGCCAGTTGGTTTCCTTATGATGAGCTGGCTGAAGGATTACATATCTTACGCCACCGCTGGCAGCTTAATGTAATCGAAGGCGCTAGCCTACACGCAACGGAGGGTCCCTTTGCGGGCTCTGACGACCTCCGCCGGGCCGATCTCCAGCGACTTTTCGATGACCCAACAGTGCGGGCGGTATTTGCGGCTCGGGGCGGTTATGGTTGCTACCGTATTGCTGATGGACTCGATTTGTCAGGGCTACAGGCCAGCCCTAAATGGCTTGTCGGCTTTAGCGACGTAACTGTCCTGCTGAGTTTACTGTGTAATCACAAGTTGGTGAGTCTGCATGGCCTTATGCCCCGGCAATTTGGTGATCCCGACCGGGCCGAGTCACTGGAATCTGTAAGGCAATGGCTGTTTGGCATGCCTCCAACTCATTATGACGCCCCGATACATTACCTGAATCGACAGGGTCAGGCAACCGGCCAACTTGTGGGTGGAAACCTGACCATGCTGATCAACTCGCTGGGCACGCCAACGGATCTCGACTTTAGCGAAAAAATTCTCTTCATCGAAGATATCGACGAGACGCTTTTTTCCCTTGATCGTATGATGACGCAACTTCGCCGGTCCGGTCGCCTGGCCGAACTGGCCGGTCTAGTTGTCGGTCAGTTTACGGACATGCGCGCAAATTTGTCTCTGCCGTTTGGCAAAGATTCCTACGAGATTATTGCCGATGCTGTCTCGGGTTACGCTTATCCAGTCCTATTTAATTTTCCGGCCGGGCATGTCGATTATAACCTGGCTTTACCCATTGGTAAACCAATTGGCCTGGTCGTTCAGGCGGAAGAAGCCAGCCTCAAATTTTCAAGCTAA
- a CDS encoding ion channel produces the protein MNTANQRLFNQTNKESKLVEQEVRRDDIGFGTKLTDSHSRLINQDGTFNIVRVNSSLWDRLNVYNRLITMGWIQFLSWLLVFYVTANTLFAEVYMLAGADSLKAADDKVLYSPFWKCFFFSSQTLTTVGYGHISPDSFLTSSIAAFESMMGLLAFALATGLLYGRFSRPMAHIRFSKQAVFAPYLDVNGWMFRIINTRANQLINLEVSVSMSRVEPKSDGALSRKYYNLSLERNKVSFFPTNWTLVHPITEHSPLYGCTPEDLEQSDTEFLVSVQALDDTFMQNVHTRFSYRYNEVKWAQKFRPMFDGSEQTPVRLDLDKLDETEEAPLN, from the coding sequence ATGAATACTGCAAATCAACGCCTTTTCAACCAAACAAATAAAGAAAGTAAATTAGTTGAGCAGGAAGTTCGGCGCGACGATATCGGCTTTGGCACTAAATTAACCGATTCTCATTCGCGGCTCATCAATCAGGATGGCACCTTCAATATTGTCCGGGTCAATAGCTCCTTATGGGATCGGCTCAATGTATATAACCGGCTGATCACCATGGGCTGGATTCAGTTTCTGAGCTGGCTGCTTGTGTTTTATGTAACCGCCAATACGTTGTTTGCCGAGGTGTATATGCTGGCCGGGGCCGACAGCCTTAAAGCCGCCGATGATAAGGTACTCTACAGCCCTTTCTGGAAATGCTTTTTCTTCAGTTCACAAACGCTCACCACGGTTGGCTACGGTCATATTTCGCCGGATAGTTTCCTGACCAGTTCCATTGCCGCCTTTGAATCCATGATGGGATTACTGGCGTTCGCGCTGGCCACAGGCTTGCTTTACGGGCGTTTTTCCCGTCCAATGGCGCACATTCGATTTTCGAAACAAGCGGTGTTTGCTCCTTATCTGGACGTCAATGGCTGGATGTTTCGCATTATCAATACGAGGGCCAATCAGCTTATTAACCTGGAGGTTTCGGTATCCATGTCGCGGGTGGAACCAAAATCCGATGGGGCACTATCCAGAAAGTATTACAACCTGAGTCTTGAACGGAACAAGGTGTCTTTTTTCCCGACAAACTGGACGCTGGTTCACCCCATTACCGAACACAGCCCCTTGTATGGCTGCACTCCCGAAGATCTTGAACAATCAGACACGGAGTTTTTGGTTTCCGTCCAGGCGCTGGATGACACCTTTATGCAAAATGTGCACACCCGCTTCTCTTACCGATACAACGAAGTAAAATGGGCTCAAAAGTTTCGACCTATGTTTGACGGCAGCGAGCAGACGCCAGTACGGCTTGATCTGGATAAACTCGACGAAACCGAAGAGGCTCCCCTAAATTAA
- a CDS encoding Na+/H+ antiporter has translation MHPIEIVTSLLGVTTLLAVIARRLRISYPILLVITGLVIGWVPGLPPVILSPDAVFLVFLPPLLYYAAWQIDNVELKLYSRSVSFLAVGLVLFTSTVVALVAYTFIPGFSLAQGYLLGAIIAPPDAIAASSVMKGLNVPKRITTVLEGESLINDASSLIIYRYGLIAILTSQFVLWKAGLQFIGIALASVLLGLLIGWVAIFVHKAISRDTVTNTAITLLIPYGSYLIAEELHISGVLVVVTVGLYVSARSVDVFTYQSRLQTNSVWETVVFLLNGLVFILIGLQLPTIVSELNGYTLTQALNYALLISAVAIICRIIWVFPGAYLPRWFSKRIRQREVKPSWQQVSVVSWAGMRGVVSLAGALALPLTLPNGQPFPGRDLILFITFGVIFCTLVLQGLTLPVLIDELNVRAVVDEKLEERKLRRKMAQQVITHLEANHSAGSVHDDVLNYVKNAYELRINELNGMLRANNASNRPAELYQEAIRLQLELLSVERAVLSEQRKDSLLDDDTLRKLEQELDLEAARLSLVQPVI, from the coding sequence ATGCACCCAATTGAGATTGTAACCAGTTTACTCGGTGTAACAACACTACTGGCGGTCATTGCCCGTCGGCTACGCATCTCTTATCCCATACTGCTGGTTATTACCGGACTAGTTATTGGCTGGGTTCCTGGTTTGCCACCCGTAATTTTATCCCCCGATGCTGTTTTTCTGGTATTTCTACCCCCACTGCTTTACTATGCCGCCTGGCAGATCGACAATGTGGAACTGAAGCTGTATAGCCGCTCAGTATCGTTTCTGGCAGTTGGGTTGGTGCTGTTTACTTCCACCGTGGTGGCGCTGGTTGCCTACACGTTCATTCCCGGTTTTTCGTTGGCGCAGGGGTATTTACTAGGCGCCATCATTGCGCCACCCGACGCTATTGCAGCCTCGTCGGTAATGAAAGGACTGAACGTACCCAAACGCATTACAACCGTACTGGAAGGCGAAAGCCTGATAAACGACGCCAGTAGCTTGATTATTTATCGCTACGGGTTAATTGCTATTCTAACCAGTCAGTTTGTATTATGGAAGGCGGGCCTGCAATTTATTGGTATTGCGCTGGCTAGTGTGTTATTAGGCTTACTGATTGGCTGGGTCGCTATCTTCGTCCACAAGGCTATCAGCCGGGACACCGTCACAAATACCGCCATCACTTTATTGATCCCGTATGGCTCTTATCTGATCGCCGAAGAATTACACATCTCCGGTGTGTTGGTTGTCGTAACGGTTGGCTTGTATGTATCGGCTCGTAGTGTGGACGTATTTACCTACCAAAGCCGGTTGCAGACAAACTCGGTTTGGGAAACCGTCGTGTTTCTGCTCAACGGACTGGTCTTTATCCTGATTGGTCTACAATTGCCTACTATCGTATCGGAGTTGAATGGCTATACGCTTACGCAGGCGCTCAACTATGCTCTGCTTATCAGTGCTGTCGCCATTATTTGTCGGATTATCTGGGTTTTTCCGGGCGCTTACCTGCCCCGATGGTTTAGCAAACGCATTCGTCAGCGAGAGGTAAAACCCAGTTGGCAGCAGGTTTCGGTTGTGAGCTGGGCTGGTATGCGGGGTGTTGTCTCCCTGGCCGGTGCGCTGGCTTTGCCGCTCACATTGCCCAATGGCCAGCCGTTTCCGGGCCGTGACCTGATTTTGTTTATCACCTTCGGCGTCATCTTCTGCACGCTGGTGTTGCAGGGACTCACACTCCCTGTCCTGATTGATGAGTTAAATGTGCGCGCGGTGGTGGATGAAAAGCTGGAAGAGCGTAAGCTCAGACGAAAAATGGCGCAACAAGTTATCACACATCTGGAGGCCAACCACTCAGCAGGATCGGTTCATGACGATGTGCTGAATTATGTAAAAAATGCATATGAGTTGCGCATCAATGAGCTCAATGGAATGCTTAGGGCAAATAACGCATCAAACCGGCCCGCCGAACTGTATCAGGAAGCCATTCGACTTCAACTGGAGTTACTGTCCGTAGAGCGGGCGGTGTTAAGTGAACAGCGCAAGGATAGTTTGCTGGATGATGACACACTCCGAAAGCTGGAACAGGAGTTGGATCTGGAAGCCGCTCGACTCTCCCTGGTACAGCCTGTTATATGA
- a CDS encoding glycosyltransferase family 2 protein yields the protein MKFPSGMISLIVPAFNEEENLSVLVHRLMTVMEPYDSYEILIIDDGSTDQTRHVLRQLSQAYSVVRFLSFSRNFGHQMALRAGYDNARGEAVICLDADLQHPPELIPTLIDKWREGYEVVYTVRQADPKLSWFKRTTSKYFYQLLRNVSNLQIEDGAADFRLLDRKVVNTLKQFKENDLFLRGAISWVGFRQCRILYEPAARYAGRSKYSFRKMLQLAAMGITSFSTRPLYMSVLLGFGMFFLASLFGAEALYEHYFTHATVSGWTTLVLLMVLIGGVQFIMIGIIGVYLGKTFVEVKGRPAYIIGDTSEIEESVTTWQAPIQEVFYSPLT from the coding sequence ATGAAATTTCCGTCAGGTATGATTAGTTTAATCGTACCAGCTTTCAACGAAGAAGAGAACTTATCCGTACTGGTTCATCGACTCATGACTGTCATGGAACCATACGATTCTTACGAAATTCTGATTATTGATGACGGTAGTACCGACCAGACGCGTCATGTACTTCGGCAGTTGAGCCAAGCCTATTCTGTCGTTCGGTTCCTGTCGTTTTCCCGAAATTTCGGGCATCAAATGGCTTTACGGGCTGGCTACGATAATGCGCGTGGCGAAGCCGTTATTTGTCTGGATGCCGATCTGCAACATCCGCCAGAACTGATTCCAACCCTGATTGACAAATGGCGCGAAGGCTACGAAGTGGTGTACACCGTTCGGCAAGCTGATCCCAAATTGTCGTGGTTCAAACGAACGACATCGAAATACTTTTATCAATTACTTCGCAACGTTTCCAACTTACAGATTGAAGATGGGGCCGCTGATTTCCGGCTCCTCGATCGCAAAGTGGTCAACACGCTGAAGCAGTTTAAAGAAAACGATCTTTTTTTAAGGGGTGCTATCTCCTGGGTAGGGTTCCGGCAGTGCCGTATTCTTTACGAACCAGCCGCCCGATACGCTGGCCGGTCGAAGTATTCATTCCGGAAAATGCTGCAACTGGCAGCCATGGGCATCACGTCTTTTTCGACAAGACCGCTATACATGTCTGTTTTGCTCGGATTCGGTATGTTTTTTCTGGCGTCTTTATTCGGTGCGGAAGCGTTGTATGAACATTATTTTACGCATGCGACCGTATCTGGCTGGACAACGCTGGTCCTGCTGATGGTGCTCATTGGGGGCGTCCAGTTTATAATGATTGGAATCATCGGTGTATATTTGGGCAAAACGTTCGTGGAAGTCAAAGGCCGCCCGGCTTATATTATTGGCGACACGAGCGAGATAGAGGAGAGCGTAACGACATGGCAAGCCCCAATTCAGGAAGTATTTTATTCACCGTTGACGTAG
- a CDS encoding polysaccharide deacetylase family protein, protein MASPNSGSILFTVDVEEFDTAVEFGHDIPLSEQVAVSTRGLTLLAERFESVGARTTLFTTANYALHEPAFIRSLARKHEIASHGYFHTTFEPADLLKSRLALEALLNQPITGFRRARMGFVDPEDVHQAGYTYNSSLHPTWLPGRYNHWGEPRHPFRESGVWQIPASVTPTLRLPLFWLSLKNFPFAYYKQLCRQTLRADGFLNLYVHPWEFTDLSAYEKIPGYVRRHSRDELLDRVEKLLRYLKPLGQFVTMGEFANTLSLHTSVGKVI, encoded by the coding sequence ATGGCAAGCCCCAATTCAGGAAGTATTTTATTCACCGTTGACGTAGAAGAGTTTGATACCGCCGTTGAATTCGGTCACGATATTCCCTTAAGTGAACAAGTGGCCGTTTCAACGCGTGGGTTAACCTTACTGGCCGAGCGATTTGAGTCGGTTGGCGCCCGAACAACGCTGTTTACAACGGCCAATTATGCCCTTCACGAACCTGCCTTCATTCGGTCGCTGGCCCGCAAACATGAAATCGCGTCGCACGGCTATTTTCATACAACGTTCGAGCCTGCCGATCTCCTGAAATCCCGGCTAGCCCTGGAAGCCTTGTTAAATCAACCCATAACGGGTTTCCGGCGGGCACGAATGGGGTTCGTTGATCCCGAAGACGTACATCAGGCGGGCTATACCTACAATTCATCGCTGCATCCTACCTGGCTGCCTGGCCGGTATAACCACTGGGGCGAACCCCGTCACCCGTTCCGCGAATCAGGCGTCTGGCAGATTCCGGCTTCAGTAACGCCTACACTGCGCTTACCGCTATTCTGGTTAAGCCTGAAAAACTTCCCGTTTGCATATTATAAACAGCTTTGCCGTCAAACGCTGCGAGCAGACGGTTTTCTGAACCTGTATGTTCACCCCTGGGAATTCACTGACCTGTCAGCTTATGAAAAAATCCCTGGATACGTCCGTCGGCACTCGCGGGATGAACTACTGGACCGGGTCGAAAAGTTGTTGCGCTATCTGAAGCCGCTTGGTCAATTTGTGACGATGGGTGAATTTGCCAATACCTTGAGCTTACATACATCCGTCGGAAAAGTAATCTAA
- a CDS encoding DUF721 domain-containing protein, whose product MNQTYRYNRENATRVAGVTSLKDAIGQLLKAYQLQTRFNETYLEAFWGRMMGPSIASRTNRLYVRDRKLYIEIASAPLRNELVNAKQKLIQLVNKDMGTEVIDDVIFI is encoded by the coding sequence ATGAACCAGACGTACCGCTATAATCGTGAAAATGCCACCCGCGTGGCCGGAGTTACGTCCTTAAAAGATGCTATTGGGCAGTTGTTGAAAGCCTACCAGCTTCAAACCCGATTCAATGAGACGTACCTTGAAGCGTTCTGGGGTCGTATGATGGGGCCATCCATTGCCTCCCGCACGAACCGGCTCTACGTCCGTGATCGTAAGCTCTATATCGAAATTGCCTCAGCGCCCCTTCGTAACGAACTCGTCAACGCCAAGCAGAAACTCATTCAGCTTGTCAACAAAGACATGGGTACGGAGGTGATCGACGATGTCATTTTCATCTAG
- a CDS encoding O-acetylhomoserine aminocarboxypropyltransferase/cysteine synthase family protein — MAELHFDTLQLHAGQEVDPATNARAVPIYQTTSFVFNDSAHGADLFALKAFGNIYSRIMNPTSDVFEKRIAALEGGVAALAVASGQAAQFIALSNILSAGDNFVTTSFLYGGTYNQFKVSFKRLGIEARFADGDKPESFAKLIDGKTKAIYLETIGNPGFNIPDFDAFAALAKEHDLPLIVDNTFGAGGYLFRPIEHGAAVVVESATKWIGGHGTSIGGVIIDSGNYNWGNGKFPQFSEPSEGYHGLVFSDVFGVGGPFGNIQFIIRARVEGLRDWGPAISPFNSFLLLQGVETLSLRVDRTVQNALALAQWLEQHEQVEAVNYPGLESSPYHDLAKKYLKRGFGGVFSFKVKGSSEAADQFVNNLKMVSHLANVGDSKTLIIHPAATTHQQLSELEQASAGVEVGVLRVSAGIEHIDDIKADFEQAFAKIAEPVLS, encoded by the coding sequence ATGGCTGAACTACATTTTGATACCCTACAACTGCATGCTGGCCAGGAGGTCGACCCAGCAACCAATGCCCGGGCTGTCCCCATTTATCAAACGACCTCGTTTGTCTTTAATGACTCGGCACATGGCGCTGATTTATTTGCGCTAAAAGCATTCGGTAATATCTACAGCCGAATTATGAACCCCACCTCCGATGTGTTTGAGAAGCGTATTGCGGCTCTCGAAGGGGGCGTGGCTGCGCTGGCAGTAGCATCGGGTCAGGCGGCTCAGTTTATTGCGCTGAGCAACATTCTTAGTGCGGGCGATAACTTCGTAACGACTTCATTTCTATACGGCGGAACCTACAACCAGTTTAAGGTTTCGTTTAAACGGCTTGGTATCGAAGCCCGCTTCGCGGATGGCGACAAACCCGAGTCGTTCGCCAAACTGATCGATGGGAAAACGAAAGCGATTTACCTCGAAACGATTGGTAACCCCGGATTCAATATCCCTGATTTCGATGCGTTTGCCGCTTTGGCAAAAGAGCATGATCTGCCGCTGATTGTGGATAACACGTTCGGGGCTGGTGGCTATCTTTTCCGCCCCATCGAGCATGGAGCCGCCGTGGTTGTCGAATCAGCGACGAAGTGGATTGGCGGGCATGGCACCAGCATTGGGGGCGTTATCATCGACAGTGGAAACTACAACTGGGGCAATGGCAAATTCCCGCAGTTCAGCGAGCCATCAGAAGGTTATCATGGCTTGGTATTCAGTGATGTATTTGGAGTGGGTGGCCCATTTGGCAACATCCAGTTTATTATTCGCGCCCGCGTTGAGGGCTTGCGTGACTGGGGGCCGGCCATTAGTCCATTCAACTCGTTCCTGTTGTTACAGGGTGTCGAAACACTATCCTTACGGGTCGATCGTACGGTGCAGAATGCCCTGGCGCTGGCTCAATGGCTCGAACAGCATGAGCAGGTTGAAGCCGTCAACTACCCTGGTCTGGAAAGCAGCCCGTACCACGATTTAGCTAAAAAATACCTGAAGCGCGGTTTCGGAGGTGTTTTTTCTTTTAAAGTAAAAGGAAGCAGCGAGGCCGCCGATCAGTTTGTAAACAATCTGAAAATGGTGAGCCATCTGGCCAACGTTGGGGATTCAAAAACGCTCATTATTCACCCTGCCGCTACCACGCACCAACAGTTAAGTGAATTGGAACAGGCGAGTGCAGGCGTTGAGGTGGGCGTTCTGCGTGTGTCGGCGGGGATTGAACATATAGACGATATTAAAGCTGACTTCGAGCAGGCTTTCGCCAAGATTGCCGAACCGGTATTAAGCTAG
- the metX gene encoding homoserine O-acetyltransferase MetX, with the protein MNLNYFDYKYSFPLESGESLPGFRLAYTTRGTLNSDQSNVVWVCHALTGNADAGDWWGGMVGPGKYYDPERKFIICANVIGSCYGSTGPLSVNPATGRAYHHDFPMITVRDMVAALDLLRQELGIEKIHACIGGSVGGEQALEWAILQPNLIENLVLIAASAIASPWCIAFNEAQRMAIEADPTWAEQRDDAGLAGMKAARAMAMISYRNYDTYGFTQALDNNEQLDGFKAAGYQRYQGEKLADRFNAFTYWVLSKVMDSHNVGRNRGSILNALGQVKARTLVVGIRSDLLFPPSEQQFLARHIPNAFYEEIDSLYGHDGFLIEFKPLTGIIRKWMASAASAAVVPTANSLLDSNQSVK; encoded by the coding sequence TTGAATCTTAACTACTTCGATTATAAGTATTCGTTTCCGCTCGAATCGGGAGAAAGCTTGCCGGGGTTCCGGTTGGCTTATACCACACGCGGTACCCTCAACAGCGACCAATCGAATGTTGTTTGGGTTTGCCATGCCTTAACGGGAAATGCGGATGCTGGCGACTGGTGGGGCGGTATGGTTGGGCCGGGTAAATACTACGACCCGGAACGCAAGTTTATAATCTGCGCCAATGTTATTGGTTCCTGTTATGGATCGACAGGGCCCTTGTCAGTCAATCCGGCGACGGGTAGAGCCTATCACCACGATTTCCCAATGATTACGGTTCGGGATATGGTAGCGGCCCTGGATTTGCTTCGCCAGGAGTTAGGCATCGAAAAAATTCATGCTTGCATTGGTGGATCCGTAGGGGGCGAACAGGCGCTTGAATGGGCCATTTTGCAGCCGAACCTGATCGAAAATCTGGTATTGATTGCGGCTAGCGCCATTGCCTCTCCCTGGTGCATTGCGTTTAACGAAGCGCAACGGATGGCGATTGAAGCCGATCCGACCTGGGCTGAACAACGTGACGACGCCGGTCTGGCAGGCATGAAAGCTGCCCGGGCCATGGCCATGATTTCGTACCGAAACTACGATACGTACGGGTTTACCCAGGCCCTTGATAACAATGAGCAATTAGATGGGTTTAAAGCTGCAGGCTACCAGCGGTATCAGGGTGAAAAACTGGCTGACCGGTTCAATGCGTTTACGTATTGGGTACTGTCGAAGGTGATGGACTCGCACAATGTAGGTCGAAACCGAGGCAGCATTCTAAATGCACTGGGACAGGTGAAGGCCCGGACCTTGGTTGTTGGTATCCGGTCTGATCTGCTTTTTCCGCCCTCTGAACAGCAGTTTCTGGCCAGACACATTCCTAACGCGTTCTATGAAGAGATCGACTCCTTGTATGGGCACGATGGTTTTTTAATTGAATTCAAACCACTGACGGGCATTATCCGGAAGTGGATGGCGAGTGCAGCTTCGGCTGCCGTGGTTCCGACAGCCAACTCGTTACTAGATAGCAATCAGTCGGTTAAATAG